The Lachnospiraceae bacterium oral taxon 500 genome window below encodes:
- a CDS encoding tRNA dihydrouridine synthase DusB: protein MKIGNLNFQYGLFMAPMAGTTDLAFRLLCRQRGCELAYTEMVSAKALSFDNQKTKDLLTIDEREELAAVQLFGSEPELLAEMAEKIDNPHIAFFDVNMGCPVPKIVNNGEGSALMRQPERVGAIVAAMAKRLKKPVTVKIRKGFDNDHINAVEIAKIAEAAGAVAIAVHGRTARQYYSGQADWDIIRQVKAAVKIPVIGNGDIFSGQAAVQMLEQTGCDGLMVARGAEGNPWIFAEIKSALAGKPYRAPTLAERKAMIFEHLQLALDQKGEFAAMQEMKKHLLWYTKGLAGAAALRRELMEMKDPQAVREYLTAAFAEME, encoded by the coding sequence ATGAAGATAGGAAATTTAAACTTTCAGTATGGCCTATTTATGGCGCCGATGGCCGGAACGACGGATTTGGCGTTTCGCCTGTTATGCCGGCAGCGGGGGTGTGAACTGGCTTATACGGAGATGGTCAGCGCCAAGGCGCTGTCGTTTGATAATCAAAAAACAAAAGACTTGCTGACGATTGATGAGCGGGAGGAACTGGCGGCGGTTCAGCTTTTTGGTTCCGAGCCGGAGCTATTGGCGGAAATGGCGGAAAAGATTGACAATCCCCACATTGCGTTCTTTGATGTCAACATGGGCTGTCCGGTTCCCAAAATCGTCAATAACGGTGAGGGCAGCGCTTTGATGCGTCAGCCGGAGCGGGTCGGCGCCATCGTGGCGGCGATGGCGAAACGCCTGAAAAAGCCGGTGACGGTTAAGATTCGCAAGGGTTTTGATAATGACCATATCAACGCGGTAGAGATTGCCAAAATCGCGGAAGCTGCCGGAGCGGTAGCGATTGCGGTGCATGGCCGGACAGCCCGGCAGTATTACAGCGGTCAGGCGGATTGGGATATTATTCGGCAGGTCAAGGCGGCGGTTAAGATTCCGGTGATCGGCAACGGCGATATTTTTTCCGGTCAGGCGGCCGTGCAAATGCTGGAGCAGACCGGCTGCGACGGACTGATGGTCGCTCGCGGCGCGGAGGGGAATCCTTGGATTTTTGCCGAAATTAAAAGCGCACTGGCCGGAAAGCCGTACCGGGCGCCGACTTTGGCGGAGAGGAAGGCCATGATTTTTGAGCATTTACAGCTGGCACTTGACCAGAAAGGCGAGTTTGCCGCTATGCAGGAAATGAAGAAGCATTTACTGTGGTATACAAAGGGACTGGCCGGTGCAGCGGCGCTGCGGCGGGAACTGATGGAGATGAAAGACCCGCAGGCGGTCAGGGAGTATTTAACAGCGGCGTTTGCGGAAATGGAATAA
- a CDS encoding transcriptional regulator translates to MSTVYDRCPYVTTQKVLQGKWAIVVLYHLSTGTKRFSELERLIPDVTRTVLTRQLRQLEQDKLIVRKVFPEIPPHVEYSLSTLGTKFQRVLNEIEVFGLDYIAELNKSKNIKRH, encoded by the coding sequence ATGTCAACTGTTTATGATAGATGTCCCTATGTTACTACTCAAAAAGTTTTACAAGGAAAATGGGCAATTGTAGTTTTATATCATCTAAGCACAGGTACGAAAAGATTTAGTGAACTTGAAAGGTTAATTCCTGATGTTACTCGAACTGTATTAACAAGACAGCTTCGTCAATTGGAACAAGACAAACTAATCGTTAGAAAAGTTTTTCCGGAAATACCTCCCCATGTTGAATATTCTTTGAGTACATTAGGCACTAAGTTCCAAAGAGTATTAAATGAAATAGAGGTCTTTGGTTTGGATTATATTGCTGAACTTAACAAGTCTAAAAATATAAAGAGACATTAG
- the lysS gene encoding lysine--tRNA ligase: MENREPVSAEELGELFQIRRNKLKALQESGQDPFVLTRFTVTNYSKEIQDNFESFEEKEVTLAGRMMTKRTMGKASFCDLQDKDGRIQLYIKKDIVGEEVYQSFKELDLGDIIGITGCVFRTHKGEISVRVEKLTLLSKSLQILPEKFHGLKDTDIRYRQRYLDLIVNPEVKDTFRKRSEIIRTVRNILEEKNFLEVETPILMTIPSGAAAKPFNTYHNALDMQLHLRISLELPLKRLIVGGFDRVYEIGRVFRNEGISTRHNPEFTLLELYQAYTDYQGMMDLTEELFRETARRVLGTTVITYGDVEIDLGKPFARLSMKDAVKQYAGIDFDEIGSDEEARALAKEKHIEFQPHFKKGEILNLFFEEYAEKHLVQPTFIMDHPVEISPLAKKKVDAPGYTERFELFILTREHANAFSELNDPIDQKERFMYQESLRAAGDEEANRIDDDFITALEYGMPPTGGLGIGMDRMIMLLTNAQSIRDVLLFPTMKNIDGNKSEKRETGKVFEADSVVPAGEEKIDFSKVKIEPLFEDCVDFETFSKSDFRAVKVLGCEAVPKSKKLLKFTLDDGTGVNRTILSGIHNFYEPEELLGKTCIAITNLPPRPMMGIESCGMLISAVHEEEGEEKLHLLMVDPHIPAGAKLY; the protein is encoded by the coding sequence ATGGAAAACAGAGAGCCGGTCAGCGCAGAAGAATTGGGGGAATTGTTTCAGATTCGCCGCAATAAATTAAAGGCATTGCAGGAGAGCGGACAAGATCCGTTTGTGCTTACCCGGTTTACCGTTACCAATTACAGCAAAGAAATTCAGGATAATTTTGAGAGCTTTGAGGAAAAGGAAGTAACCTTAGCCGGCCGGATGATGACCAAGCGGACAATGGGTAAGGCTTCGTTCTGTGATTTGCAGGATAAGGACGGCCGGATTCAGCTATATATCAAAAAAGATATTGTCGGCGAGGAAGTTTATCAGAGCTTTAAAGAGTTGGATTTGGGCGATATCATCGGCATAACCGGTTGTGTTTTCCGGACGCATAAGGGTGAGATTTCGGTGCGGGTGGAAAAGCTGACGCTGTTGTCCAAGAGTTTGCAGATTTTGCCGGAAAAGTTTCACGGCTTAAAGGATACGGATATTCGTTACCGCCAGAGGTACTTGGATTTGATTGTTAATCCGGAGGTAAAAGATACGTTTAGAAAGCGCTCGGAAATTATTCGGACGGTGCGCAATATTTTAGAAGAAAAGAACTTTTTAGAGGTGGAAACACCGATTTTGATGACGATTCCTTCCGGCGCGGCGGCCAAGCCTTTCAATACCTATCATAATGCGCTCGATATGCAGCTGCACTTGCGGATATCCTTAGAGCTGCCGCTCAAGCGCCTGATTGTCGGCGGTTTTGACCGGGTGTATGAAATCGGCCGGGTTTTCCGAAACGAGGGTATTTCTACTCGGCATAATCCGGAGTTTACTTTGCTGGAATTATATCAGGCATATACCGATTATCAGGGGATGATGGATTTGACGGAGGAACTGTTCCGAGAGACGGCCAGACGTGTGCTGGGCACGACGGTGATTACTTACGGCGATGTGGAGATTGACTTAGGGAAGCCCTTTGCTCGTCTGAGCATGAAAGACGCGGTTAAGCAGTATGCCGGAATTGATTTTGATGAAATCGGAAGTGATGAAGAGGCGCGGGCGCTGGCCAAGGAAAAGCATATTGAATTTCAGCCGCATTTCAAAAAGGGTGAGATTTTAAATCTTTTCTTTGAAGAATATGCCGAGAAACATTTGGTGCAACCGACTTTTATTATGGATCATCCGGTTGAGATTTCGCCGCTGGCTAAGAAAAAGGTTGATGCACCGGGCTATACGGAGCGGTTTGAACTCTTTATTTTAACCAGAGAGCATGCCAATGCTTTTTCCGAGTTAAACGATCCGATTGACCAAAAGGAACGCTTTATGTATCAGGAAAGTCTGCGGGCAGCCGGTGATGAAGAAGCCAACCGGATTGACGATGACTTTATCACGGCGCTGGAATACGGAATGCCACCGACGGGCGGTTTGGGTATCGGCATGGATCGGATGATTATGCTGCTGACCAATGCTCAGTCGATTCGGGACGTGTTGCTGTTCCCGACGATGAAAAATATCGACGGCAATAAGAGCGAAAAGAGAGAGACGGGGAAGGTTTTTGAAGCAGATTCGGTTGTACCGGCTGGCGAGGAAAAAATTGATTTTTCCAAGGTAAAAATCGAACCTTTGTTTGAAGACTGTGTTGATTTTGAAACTTTCAGCAAGAGCGACTTTAGAGCGGTAAAGGTTCTGGGATGTGAGGCGGTGCCCAAGTCCAAGAAGCTCTTAAAGTTTACCTTAGATGATGGAACAGGTGTAAACAGAACGATTTTAAGCGGTATTCATAACTTTTATGAGCCGGAAGAACTGCTGGGAAAGACTTGTATTGCCATCACCAATCTGCCGCCGCGGCCAATGATGGGAATCGAATCCTGCGGTATGTTGATCAGCGCCGTCCACGAAGAAGAAGGCGAGGAAAAGCTTCATCTGTTGATGGTGGATCCGCATATTCCGGCAGGGGCAAAGCTGTACTAA
- a CDS encoding transcription elongation factor GreA, giving the protein MRTLEKKILTYSGLKALEEELQNLKLVKRKEIAAKIKEAREQGDLSENAEYDAAKDEQGEIEARIVQIEKILKNAEVIDEDEVDLSVVSVGVKVLVYDMEFDEEIDFTIVGSTEADPLANKISNESPMGKALIGARENEIVEFSTPNGTVKVRVLKIHQ; this is encoded by the coding sequence TTGAGGACTTTAGAGAAAAAGATACTGACGTATAGCGGATTGAAAGCGTTGGAAGAAGAATTGCAAAACCTGAAGCTGGTTAAGCGCAAGGAGATTGCGGCTAAGATTAAGGAAGCCAGAGAGCAGGGTGATTTGTCGGAAAATGCCGAATACGATGCAGCGAAAGATGAGCAAGGTGAGATTGAAGCACGGATTGTCCAGATTGAGAAAATACTCAAAAATGCCGAAGTGATCGATGAAGATGAGGTTGATCTCAGTGTAGTCAGCGTTGGCGTTAAAGTTTTAGTTTACGATATGGAGTTTGACGAGGAAATTGACTTTACCATTGTCGGTTCGACCGAAGCCGACCCGCTGGCCAATAAGATATCCAATGAATCGCCGATGGGCAAGGCGTTAATCGGTGCAAGGGAAAATGAGATCGTTGAATTCAGCACCCCGAACGGAACAGTCAAGGTCAGGGTTTTAAAGATTCATCAGTAA
- a CDS encoding type III pantothenate kinase: MLLVIDVGNTNITVAVYEDKENKGSFRLRTKTERTSDEYGVILVNLLKERDVSKEQIDDVIISSVVPNLMYSLINAIYKYFGVNPMIVEPGLKTGISIHTDNPREIGADRIVDAVAAYNEYGGPVLVIDFGTATTYDLISEKGVFEAGITSPGIRISADALWKQAAKLPEIQIEKPKSILAKNTITSMQAGLVYGYIGQVEYIIDKVRAESGLTNLKVVATGGLGRIIVGETDKIEVYDPELTFKGLCYIYEKNKMNRDSRRG, from the coding sequence ATGCTTTTGGTGATTGACGTAGGCAATACCAATATTACGGTAGCGGTTTATGAGGACAAAGAAAACAAGGGCAGTTTTCGGCTGCGCACCAAGACGGAACGTACCAGTGATGAATATGGCGTCATTCTGGTCAATTTATTAAAGGAGAGAGATGTATCGAAAGAACAAATTGACGACGTCATTATTTCGTCGGTTGTGCCGAACTTGATGTATTCGCTGATTAATGCAATTTATAAATATTTCGGCGTCAATCCGATGATTGTCGAGCCGGGCTTAAAGACCGGAATTTCGATTCATACGGATAATCCCAGGGAAATCGGAGCTGACCGGATTGTGGATGCCGTGGCGGCCTATAATGAATACGGCGGGCCGGTGCTGGTGATTGACTTCGGTACGGCGACGACCTATGATCTTATTTCGGAAAAGGGCGTGTTTGAAGCCGGTATCACTTCGCCGGGCATCCGGATCAGTGCCGATGCGCTGTGGAAACAGGCGGCCAAGCTCCCGGAAATTCAAATTGAAAAGCCGAAAAGCATTTTGGCTAAAAATACCATTACCAGCATGCAGGCAGGTCTTGTTTACGGCTATATTGGACAAGTGGAATATATTATTGATAAGGTGCGGGCGGAAAGCGGCCTGACCAATTTAAAAGTAGTTGCTACCGGCGGCTTAGGGCGGATTATTGTCGGAGAAACGGATAAAATTGAAGTTTATGACCCGGAACTGACTTTTAAAGGGCTGTGCTATATCTACGAAAAAAATAAAATGAATCGGGACAGCAGACGAGGATGA
- a CDS encoding valine--tRNA ligase: MAKELAKNYNPSEMEDRLYQKWEKNGYFKAQVNRSKEPFTIVIPPPNVTGQLHMGHAFDNTMQDILIRFKRMQGYETLWQPGTDHAAIATEVKIVEKLAKEGLSKQELGREEFMRRAWEWKEEYGGRIVQQLKKLGSSCDWDRERFTLDEGCTAAVNEAFVHYYNKGYIYQGYKLINWCPHCKTTISDAEVDHEEKDGFFWHIKYPFADGSGYIEIATTRPETMLGDTAVAVHPDDERYQSLIGQKVILPLVGREIAVIADEYVDKEFGTGAVKMTPAHDPNDYEVGLRHNLEQINIMTDDGRINENGGKYQGLERYAAREAIVEDLKAGGYLLGVKPHRHNVGVHERCGTVIEPLLKEQWFLRMKELAEPAIAALKSGELKFVPERYGKTYLNWLENIRDWAISRQLWWGHRIPVYYCQDCGHKTVSAEPVEKCEKCGSVHLHQDEDSLDTWFSSALWPFETLGWPEKTEDFDYFFPTDVLVTGYDIIFFWVVRMVFSALEFTGRLPFHTVLIHGLVRDDQGRKMSKSLGNGIDPLEEIEKYGADALRITLLTGNAPGNDMRYYKERIEASRNFANKIWNASRFILMNLPEEELTADFTLAPADKWILSRVNTLTKEVTENLDKYEMGIALSKLNDFLWEEFCDWYIEMVKPRLNSADAVDQAAALRTLKSVLIQAMKLLHPFMPFITEEIFSYLQDEEESIMVSAWPVFRAEWDFKQEENEISLIKQAVGSIRTLRNEMKVSPKKKVKVVVVSDQAEIREIFARNRVFFGALAMASEVVIAEDGSGLGEDWLSVAIPNAALYMPFAELVDLEQEKQRLDKEIKRLNEEMERIDKKLANPGFMAKAPAAVVKEEQEKRAGYEAMFRQAEESRGRLG, translated from the coding sequence ATGGCAAAGGAATTGGCAAAAAATTATAACCCTTCGGAGATGGAGGACCGGCTGTATCAAAAATGGGAGAAGAACGGCTATTTTAAGGCTCAGGTAAATCGCAGCAAGGAGCCGTTTACGATTGTGATTCCGCCGCCGAACGTAACCGGGCAGCTTCATATGGGACATGCCTTTGATAATACAATGCAGGATATTTTAATCCGCTTTAAGCGGATGCAGGGCTATGAAACCCTGTGGCAGCCGGGAACGGATCACGCCGCCATTGCCACGGAAGTTAAGATTGTGGAAAAACTGGCCAAGGAAGGGCTGAGCAAGCAGGAGTTGGGCAGAGAAGAGTTTATGCGGCGGGCCTGGGAATGGAAAGAGGAGTACGGCGGCCGGATTGTGCAGCAGCTTAAAAAATTGGGCTCCTCCTGTGACTGGGATCGGGAGCGCTTTACGCTGGACGAGGGCTGTACGGCGGCGGTCAACGAGGCTTTTGTTCATTATTACAATAAGGGCTATATTTATCAGGGTTACAAGCTGATCAACTGGTGTCCGCACTGCAAAACCACGATTTCCGACGCGGAAGTTGACCATGAGGAAAAAGACGGATTTTTCTGGCATATCAAATATCCGTTCGCTGACGGCAGCGGCTATATTGAGATTGCCACGACCCGGCCGGAAACGATGCTGGGCGACACGGCGGTGGCGGTTCATCCCGATGACGAGCGCTACCAAAGTTTGATTGGCCAAAAAGTTATTTTGCCGCTGGTCGGCCGGGAAATTGCCGTGATTGCCGATGAGTATGTTGATAAAGAGTTTGGCACCGGTGCGGTTAAAATGACGCCGGCGCATGACCCGAATGACTATGAGGTCGGACTGCGTCATAATCTGGAGCAGATTAATATTATGACCGACGATGGCCGGATCAATGAAAATGGCGGCAAATATCAAGGGTTGGAGCGCTATGCCGCCAGAGAAGCGATTGTTGAGGATTTAAAAGCCGGCGGTTATTTGCTGGGCGTCAAACCACATCGCCATAATGTCGGTGTACATGAGCGCTGCGGCACAGTGATTGAGCCGCTCCTGAAAGAACAATGGTTTTTACGGATGAAGGAATTAGCCGAGCCGGCGATTGCCGCGCTAAAGAGCGGTGAGCTGAAGTTTGTACCCGAGCGCTATGGCAAGACATATTTGAACTGGCTGGAAAACATTCGGGATTGGGCGATTTCCCGGCAGCTGTGGTGGGGGCATCGAATTCCGGTGTATTACTGCCAGGACTGCGGGCATAAGACCGTCAGTGCCGAGCCGGTGGAAAAGTGTGAAAAATGCGGCTCCGTGCACTTGCATCAGGACGAGGACTCGCTGGATACCTGGTTCAGCTCGGCGCTGTGGCCGTTTGAAACCTTGGGCTGGCCGGAGAAAACCGAGGATTTTGATTATTTCTTCCCGACCGATGTGTTGGTGACCGGCTATGATATCATCTTTTTCTGGGTGGTGCGGATGGTCTTTTCGGCGCTGGAGTTTACCGGCCGCCTGCCGTTTCACACTGTTTTAATTCACGGTTTGGTGCGTGACGATCAGGGCCGGAAAATGAGTAAATCGCTGGGCAACGGCATTGACCCGCTGGAAGAAATTGAAAAATACGGGGCGGATGCGCTGCGGATCACGCTGCTGACCGGTAACGCGCCGGGCAATGACATGCGCTATTACAAGGAAAGAATTGAAGCGTCCCGCAATTTTGCCAACAAGATTTGGAATGCTTCGCGTTTTATCTTAATGAATCTGCCGGAGGAAGAATTAACGGCGGACTTTACATTGGCACCGGCAGATAAATGGATTTTAAGCCGGGTCAATACTTTGACCAAGGAAGTAACGGAAAACTTAGATAAATATGAAATGGGCATTGCGCTGAGCAAGCTGAATGACTTTTTGTGGGAGGAGTTCTGCGACTGGTATATTGAAATGGTTAAGCCAAGGCTGAACAGCGCGGACGCGGTTGATCAGGCGGCGGCGCTGCGGACGTTAAAGAGCGTGCTGATTCAGGCGATGAAGCTGTTGCATCCGTTTATGCCGTTTATCACCGAGGAAATTTTCAGCTATTTGCAGGATGAAGAAGAGTCGATCATGGTTTCGGCTTGGCCGGTCTTTCGTGCCGAATGGGATTTTAAGCAGGAGGAAAATGAAATCAGCCTGATTAAGCAGGCAGTCGGCAGCATCCGCACCCTGCGGAACGAGATGAAAGTCAGCCCCAAGAAAAAGGTAAAGGTAGTGGTAGTCAGCGATCAGGCGGAAATCCGGGAGATTTTTGCCCGTAATAGGGTCTTTTTCGGTGCGCTGGCGATGGCATCGGAAGTAGTGATTGCCGAGGACGGCAGTGGTTTGGGCGAGGACTGGCTGTCGGTCGCAATTCCGAATGCGGCGCTTTATATGCCGTTTGCCGAACTGGTTGATTTGGAGCAGGAAAAGCAGCGTTTGGACAAGGAAATCAAAAGGCTGAATGAGGAAATGGAGAGAATTGATAAAAAGTTGGCGAATCCCGGTTTTATGGCGAAAGCACCGGCGGCAGTGGTTAAGGAAGAACAGGAAAAGCGGGCCGGTTATGAGGCCATGTTCCGGCAGGCCGAAGAAAGCCGGGGACGGCTGGGATAG
- a CDS encoding AAA family ATPase, protein MKEYKPRIADEILKDKLEAKGAVIIEGPKWCGKTTTAMQVAGSVLRMDEPSKRDVNIQMSEIAPERLLQGKTPRLIDEWQIAPKLWDAARYEVDTRGEEGQFILTGSAVPVDSKEITHSGTGRFTWLTMRPMSLYESEESSGEVSLEELFLTPQQIIGINGLDLEKLAFAICRGGWPGAMEMSEKAALSQAMDYYDAVVKSDVNRADGVNKNPERVKRLMKSFARNQGAQVASTVLRDDIQANDTDKLNEDTIASYINALKKIFVIEDMPAWNPNLRSKTAIRTTDTRYYVDPSIAAALGVGPKDLLNDLNTMGLLFEAMCVRDLRVYAEYLGGEVLHYRDKSGLECDTVIHLRNGKYGLAEIKLGGQKLMEEGAVNLKRLADKIDTTKMPLPSFMMIVVGIGDFAYRREDGIYIVPIGCLKK, encoded by the coding sequence ATGAAAGAATATAAACCGCGTATCGCAGATGAAATACTAAAGGATAAGCTGGAAGCAAAAGGCGCAGTAATCATTGAAGGTCCTAAATGGTGTGGCAAAACAACTACAGCAATGCAGGTTGCAGGCAGTGTGCTGCGTATGGACGAGCCTTCTAAACGAGATGTTAATATTCAGATGTCAGAAATTGCGCCAGAACGTTTATTGCAGGGAAAAACGCCCAGACTTATTGATGAATGGCAAATTGCACCTAAACTGTGGGATGCGGCCAGATATGAAGTAGATACAAGAGGAGAGGAAGGGCAGTTTATTTTGACCGGGTCGGCAGTTCCGGTTGATTCAAAGGAAATAACTCATTCGGGAACGGGACGGTTTACTTGGCTCACTATGCGTCCTATGTCATTGTATGAATCAGAAGAGTCATCAGGTGAAGTGAGTTTAGAAGAATTATTTCTTACTCCCCAACAAATAATCGGGATTAATGGTTTAGATCTTGAAAAGCTGGCATTTGCAATATGTAGAGGCGGCTGGCCGGGTGCGATGGAAATGAGTGAAAAAGCGGCACTTTCGCAGGCAATGGATTATTATGATGCAGTTGTTAAATCTGATGTAAACAGGGCAGATGGAGTCAATAAAAATCCTGAGCGTGTAAAAAGGTTGATGAAATCTTTTGCCCGTAACCAAGGAGCACAAGTTGCGAGTACCGTTTTGAGGGATGACATTCAGGCAAATGATACTGATAAATTGAATGAAGATACCATTGCCTCATATATAAATGCACTGAAAAAAATATTTGTAATAGAAGATATGCCTGCTTGGAATCCCAATTTGCGCTCTAAGACAGCAATCAGAACAACCGATACCAGATATTATGTAGACCCGTCTATCGCAGCAGCACTGGGTGTAGGACCGAAAGATTTATTAAATGATTTGAACACGATGGGACTTTTATTTGAGGCGATGTGTGTCAGAGATTTACGAGTTTATGCCGAATATTTGGGTGGTGAAGTACTACATTATAGAGATAAGTCGGGACTGGAGTGTGATACGGTAATTCATCTGAGAAATGGAAAGTATGGATTAGCTGAGATAAAGCTCGGCGGACAGAAATTAATGGAAGAGGGGGCTGTTAATCTCAAGAGACTTGCAGATAAAATTGATACTACCAAGATGCCGTTGCCATCATTTATGATGATTGTAGTTGGAATAGGAGATTTTGCATATAGGAGAGAGGATGGAATATATATCGTTCCTATAGGATGTTTGAAAAAATGA
- a CDS encoding nuclear transport factor 2 family protein, whose amino-acid sequence MKNEVMKVFHAYTKALLKGDFGAVFETMSDNIVWHMGGESPLSGVVVGKQALGERLSEFAKRSNGTFKVMTNWAASNDCFVAASVVSLAERGEEKLNDPGIDLFRIENGKIQEVWTFAEKQDEEDKFWE is encoded by the coding sequence ATGAAAAATGAAGTTATGAAAGTGTTTCATGCTTACACGAAAGCATTATTGAAAGGAGATTTTGGAGCGGTTTTTGAAACGATGTCGGATAATATTGTATGGCATATGGGAGGAGAGAGTCCACTTTCCGGTGTGGTAGTTGGGAAACAGGCATTAGGAGAGCGTTTGAGTGAATTTGCAAAGAGAAGCAACGGAACATTTAAAGTTATGACAAATTGGGCCGCAAGCAATGACTGTTTTGTGGCTGCCAGTGTTGTTTCTTTAGCAGAAAGAGGAGAAGAAAAACTAAATGATCCGGGGATTGATCTATTTAGAATAGAGAACGGCAAGATACAAGAAGTTTGGACTTTCGCAGAAAAACAAGATGAGGAAGATAAGTTTTGGGAATAA
- the fliS gene encoding flagellar export chaperone FliS: MQNNPYNKIKNNSIMTASPAELTLMLYEGAIKFGNQAITAINAKDIGEAHRLIVRVQDIIDELRGTLNFDFPIAEQMDRMYEFISFTLVEANIEKSAEKVETALIFIREFRDTWKEAMALSRK; encoded by the coding sequence ATGCAAAACAACCCGTACAATAAAATAAAAAATAATTCAATTATGACGGCCAGTCCGGCAGAATTGACATTGATGCTTTACGAGGGCGCGATTAAGTTTGGCAATCAGGCAATTACTGCTATAAATGCCAAGGACATCGGAGAAGCGCATCGGCTGATCGTTCGGGTGCAGGATATTATTGATGAATTAAGAGGAACGCTGAACTTTGATTTTCCGATTGCCGAGCAGATGGATCGGATGTATGAGTTCATATCCTTTACTTTGGTAGAAGCCAATATTGAAAAAAGTGCCGAGAAGGTAGAAACGGCTCTGATCTTTATCCGTGAATTCCGGGATACCTGGAAAGAAGCAATGGCACTATCTAGGAAATAA
- the thpR gene encoding RNA 2',3'-cyclic phosphodiesterase — translation MRLFIAITFSPDFKNHFIDLKHQLRQRGVEGNFTLDENLHLTLCFIGETQQVDQIKSALKRVNFQPFVLSVSEVQNFRDMIWVVIKKNQALSELSKSIKIELDKAKIDYDRKPFKAHITLARKVEGDVPKLELPDAKMKVEKISLMKSARENGKLVYTEIFSAPQI, via the coding sequence ATGAGACTATTTATTGCAATAACATTTTCGCCGGACTTTAAAAATCATTTTATTGACCTAAAGCATCAATTAAGGCAAAGAGGAGTCGAAGGGAATTTTACCTTAGATGAAAATTTGCATTTAACGCTTTGTTTTATCGGTGAAACGCAGCAAGTTGATCAAATAAAATCGGCTCTTAAAAGAGTGAATTTTCAGCCATTTGTGCTGAGCGTTTCCGAGGTTCAAAACTTTCGGGACATGATTTGGGTGGTAATCAAGAAAAATCAGGCGTTAAGCGAACTTTCAAAAAGCATAAAAATTGAACTGGATAAGGCGAAAATTGATTATGACAGGAAACCTTTTAAAGCACACATTACATTAGCCAGAAAGGTAGAAGGAGATGTTCCGAAATTGGAGCTTCCTGATGCAAAAATGAAGGTAGAAAAAATATCGCTGATGAAATCAGCCAGAGAAAATGGCAAACTGGTTTATACGGAGATTTTCAGCGCGCCTCAGATTTAA
- a CDS encoding alpha/beta hydrolase yields the protein MAVLQTNDGVQIYYQVKGEGKALLLLPGWTCSTRFFDKNAEALSRTCKVILMDFRGHGQSEKVDHGHRIARYAMDVKNLLDHLELEDVTALGWSMGSAVLWSYLELFGKDRIRKLICVDQAPLQYTGPDWAWGQNGCYDVEMFIRLCADLKYAHKDCAVGTVYGCMHRQPTEDELQFLSTEILNCPATVAIEIMRDHTNLDWRDFVKRIDVPALVCVARQSKVFDWQGSAWVGENIKGAKTVFFEESGHMLFWEEPDKFNQVVAEFVGN from the coding sequence ATGGCTGTTTTGCAAACAAATGATGGTGTCCAAATTTATTATCAGGTAAAAGGGGAGGGAAAGGCACTATTGCTGCTGCCGGGCTGGACATGTTCAACCAGATTTTTTGATAAAAATGCGGAAGCGCTGTCTCGGACCTGCAAAGTAATTTTAATGGATTTCAGAGGGCATGGTCAATCGGAAAAGGTTGATCATGGACATCGGATTGCCCGCTATGCAATGGATGTGAAAAACTTACTGGATCATTTGGAACTGGAAGATGTTACGGCGCTGGGGTGGTCCATGGGCAGCGCCGTGTTATGGAGTTACTTGGAATTATTTGGCAAAGACCGAATCCGGAAGCTGATTTGTGTTGATCAGGCACCGCTTCAATATACCGGCCCGGATTGGGCTTGGGGGCAAAATGGCTGTTATGATGTGGAAATGTTTATTCGCTTATGCGCCGACTTAAAATATGCCCATAAAGATTGTGCGGTTGGTACGGTCTATGGATGTATGCACCGTCAGCCGACAGAGGATGAGCTGCAATTTTTATCAACTGAAATTTTAAATTGTCCGGCCACAGTGGCAATTGAGATTATGAGAGACCATACCAATTTAGACTGGCGGGATTTTGTCAAACGGATTGATGTTCCGGCTTTGGTTTGCGTAGCCAGACAAAGCAAGGTCTTTGATTGGCAGGGCAGTGCCTGGGTCGGTGAAAATATTAAGGGTGCCAAAACGGTTTTCTTTGAGGAATCCGGACATATGCTGTTTTGGGAAGAACCGGATAAATTTAATCAGGTGGTGGCGGAATTTGTCGGCAATTAA